Proteins co-encoded in one Cricetulus griseus strain 17A/GY chromosome 1 unlocalized genomic scaffold, alternate assembly CriGri-PICRH-1.0 chr1_1, whole genome shotgun sequence genomic window:
- the LOC100757545 gene encoding olfactory receptor 2T2 yields the protein MEMETIYQNSTDFILLGLITNPEFPGLIFAVVFSIFVVAVTANLIMIMLIRVDSSLHTPMYFLLSQLSIMDTVYICITVPKMLQDLLSTEKTISFLGCALQIFLYLTLIGGEFFLLGLMAYDRFVAVCNPLRYPIIMSQRVCLLMVLGSWAGGSLDGFMLTPVTMSFPYCGSREINHFFCEIPAVLKLSCTDTSLYETLMYACCVLMLLIPISFILVSYTRILITVYHMSSAEGRRKAFTTCSSHIIVVSIFYGAAFYTNALPHSYHTPEKDKVVSAFYTILTPMLNPLIYSLRNRDVAAALRKVLRKHAFSQRLQVGHMPGKS from the coding sequence ATGGAAATGGAGACTATTTACCAGAACTCCACTGACTTCATCCTCCTAGGCCTCATCACCAACCCAGAATTTCCTGGGCTGATCTTCGCTGTGGTCTTTTCCATCTTTGTGGTGGCTGTAAcagccaacttgatcatgatcATGCTCATTCGTGTGGATTCTAGTcttcacacacccatgtactttttGCTCAGCCAGTTGTCCATCATGGATACTGTCTACATTTGTATCACTGTTCCAAAGATGCTCCAAGACCTCCTGTCCACAGAAAAAACCATTTCCTTTCTGGGATGTGCACTGCAAATATTTCTCTACCTGACACTGATTGGGGGAGAGTTTTTCCTGTTGGGCCTCATGGCTTATGATAGGTTTGTGGCTGTGTGCAACCCTCTACGGTACCCCATAATCATGAGTCAGAGGGTGTGTTTGCTTATGGTGCTGGGTTCTTGGGCTGGTGGGTCTTTGGATGGATTCATGCTGACACCTGTCACTATGAGCTTTCCCTACTGTGGATCTCGAGAGATCAACCACTTTTTCTGTGAGATCCCAGCTGTGCTGAAGCTATCCTGCACAGACACATCGCTCTATGAAACCTTGATGTATGCATGCTGTGTGCTGATGCTGCTCATCCCAATATCCTTCATCTTAGTCTCCTATACACGCATCCTCATCACTGTCTACCACATGAGCTCTGCTGAGGGCCGGCGTAAAGCCTTCACCACATGTTCCTCCCACATTATAGTAGTGAGCATTTTTTATGGGGCAGCCTTCTATACCAATGCACTGCCCCATTCCTACCACACACCTGAGAAAGATAAGGTTGTGTCAGCCTTCTACACCATTCTCACTCCCATGTTGAACCCACTCATTTACAGCTTGAGGAATAGAGATGTGGCTGCAGCTCTAAGGAAAGTCCTAAGGAAACATGCTTTCTCTCAGAGATTGCAAGTGGGACACATGCCTGGGAAATCCTAG